One window of the Enterobacter huaxiensis genome contains the following:
- the pepP gene encoding Xaa-Pro aminopeptidase encodes MSNQEYSRRRQALLASMQPGSAALIFAAPEVTRSADSEYPYRQSSDFWYFTGFNEPEAVLVLIKSNDTHNHSVIFNRVRDLTAEIWFGRRLGQEAAPEKLGVDRALAFSEINQQLYQLLNGLDVLYHAQGEYAYADEIVFTALDKLRKGSRQNLSAPATLTDWRPVVHEMRLFKSEEELAVMRRAGEISALAHTRAMEKCRPGMFEYQLEGEIQHEFNRHGARFPSYNTIVGGGENGCILHYTENESALRDGDLVLIDAGCEYLGYAGDITRTFPVNGKFSPAQREVYDIVLDSLETALTLFRPGTSIQDVTGEVVRIMITGLVKLGILKGDVDVLITENAHRPYFMHGLSHWLGLDVHDVGAYGPERSRVLEPGMVLTVEPGLYIAPDADVPEAYRGIGIRIEDDIVITETGNENLTATVVKKADDIEALMAAARV; translated from the coding sequence ATCTCGAATCAAGAGTATTCACGCCGTCGTCAGGCGCTGTTAGCCAGCATGCAGCCGGGAAGCGCCGCGCTGATTTTTGCCGCGCCCGAAGTGACGCGCAGCGCCGACAGCGAATACCCCTATCGTCAAAGCAGCGATTTCTGGTACTTCACCGGCTTTAACGAGCCGGAAGCGGTGCTGGTGCTGATTAAGAGCAATGACACCCATAACCACAGCGTGATTTTTAACCGCGTGCGCGATCTGACGGCCGAAATCTGGTTTGGCCGCCGCCTGGGGCAAGAGGCCGCACCGGAAAAGCTGGGCGTTGACCGCGCGCTGGCCTTTAGCGAAATCAACCAGCAGCTTTACCAGCTGCTCAACGGTCTGGACGTGCTGTATCACGCCCAGGGCGAATATGCCTATGCGGACGAGATTGTCTTCACCGCGCTGGACAAGCTGCGTAAAGGCTCGCGACAGAACCTCTCTGCACCCGCCACGCTGACGGACTGGCGTCCGGTGGTGCACGAGATGCGCCTGTTCAAGTCTGAAGAAGAGCTTGCGGTGATGCGTCGTGCGGGTGAAATCAGCGCCCTGGCACATACCCGTGCGATGGAAAAATGCCGTCCCGGCATGTTCGAATATCAGCTGGAAGGCGAAATTCAGCATGAGTTTAACCGCCACGGCGCGCGCTTCCCGTCCTACAACACCATTGTCGGCGGCGGGGAAAACGGCTGCATTCTGCACTACACCGAGAACGAAAGCGCGCTGCGCGACGGTGACCTGGTGCTGATAGACGCGGGCTGCGAATATCTTGGCTACGCGGGCGATATCACCCGAACGTTCCCGGTGAACGGCAAATTCTCACCCGCTCAGCGTGAGGTTTACGACATCGTACTCGACTCTCTGGAAACCGCGCTGACGCTGTTCCGCCCGGGCACCTCCATTCAGGACGTGACAGGCGAAGTGGTGCGCATCATGATTACCGGCCTGGTAAAACTCGGCATCCTGAAAGGGGATGTCGACGTGCTAATTACCGAAAATGCCCACCGCCCGTACTTTATGCACGGCCTGAGCCACTGGCTGGGTCTGGACGTGCATGATGTGGGCGCGTATGGCCCCGAGCGTTCGCGCGTGCTGGAGCCGGGCATGGTGTTAACCGTTGAGCCGGGCCTGTACATCGCGCCGGATGCCGACGTGCCGGAAGCCTATCGTGGCATTGGCATTCGCATTGAAGACGACATCGTCATCACCGAAACCGGCAACGAAAACCTGACCGCGACCGTGGTGAAAAAAGCGGACGACATTGAGGCGCTGATGGCAGCGGCACGCGTATGA
- the ubiH gene encoding 2-octaprenyl-6-methoxyphenyl hydroxylase — MSAIIVGGGMTGATLALAISHLTKGQLPVHLVEAVAPQATNHPGFDSRAIALAQGTCQQLSRIGIWQAIADCATAINTVHVSDRGHAGFVTLDAQDYRIEALGQVVELHDVGLRLFRLLQDAPGVTLHCPARVASFSRSEDAVSVTLENGSVLDGQLLVAADGSRSALGTRCGVEWRQQPYGQVAVIANVSTAGAHRGRAFERFTQHGPLAMLPMSDGRCSLVWCHAQDRADEVKSWSDERFCTELQKAFGWRLGRITHAGKRSVYPLSLTTASRSISHRVALVGNAAQTLHPIAGQGFNLGLRDVMSLAESLAQAWGEQKDCGAYTVLSHYQKRRQTDKEATIGVTDGLVHLFANRWAPLVAGRNLGLMAMELFIPARDVLAQRTLGWVAR; from the coding sequence ATGAGCGCGATCATCGTTGGCGGCGGGATGACCGGTGCCACGCTGGCGCTGGCAATTTCGCATCTGACGAAAGGCCAGCTCCCGGTCCATCTTGTGGAAGCCGTTGCCCCGCAGGCGACGAACCACCCCGGTTTTGACTCGCGCGCCATTGCCCTGGCGCAGGGCACCTGTCAGCAGCTTTCACGCATTGGTATCTGGCAGGCGATTGCCGACTGCGCTACGGCGATTAACACCGTGCACGTCAGCGATCGCGGCCATGCCGGGTTTGTGACGCTGGATGCGCAGGATTACCGTATTGAAGCGCTTGGGCAGGTTGTAGAGCTGCATGATGTTGGCCTGCGCCTGTTCCGTTTGTTACAGGATGCGCCAGGCGTAACGCTGCACTGTCCGGCACGCGTGGCCAGCTTTAGCCGCAGCGAAGACGCGGTCAGCGTGACGCTGGAAAACGGGTCCGTTCTTGACGGCCAGCTTCTGGTGGCGGCAGACGGTTCGCGTTCTGCGCTTGGCACCCGGTGCGGCGTTGAGTGGCGACAGCAGCCTTACGGGCAGGTCGCCGTTATCGCGAACGTCTCCACCGCAGGAGCACACCGCGGCAGGGCGTTTGAGCGCTTCACGCAGCACGGCCCGCTGGCGATGCTGCCGATGTCGGACGGGCGCTGCTCGCTGGTGTGGTGTCACGCCCAGGACAGGGCCGATGAGGTGAAGTCCTGGTCCGACGAGCGCTTCTGTACGGAGCTGCAAAAAGCCTTCGGCTGGCGGCTGGGTAGGATCACCCATGCGGGAAAACGTTCGGTTTATCCGCTGTCGCTGACCACGGCCTCCCGGTCAATATCCCACCGCGTCGCGCTGGTGGGCAATGCCGCCCAGACGCTGCACCCGATTGCAGGACAGGGTTTCAACCTTGGCCTGAGGGACGTGATGAGCCTCGCCGAGTCGCTGGCGCAGGCATGGGGCGAGCAAAAAGACTGCGGCGCGTATACCGTATTAAGCCATTATCAGAAGCGTCGCCAGACCGATAAAGAGGCGACAATCGGCGTCACCGATGGGTTAGTCCATCTGTTTGCCAATCGCTGGGCACCGCTGGTTGCGGGTCGCAACCTCGGGCTGATGGCGATGGAACTGTTCATTCCGGCACGTGACGTGCTGGCGCAGCGGACCCTTGGCTGGGTCGCGCGTTAA
- the ubiI gene encoding FAD-dependent 2-octaprenylphenol hydroxylase: MQNVDVAIVGGGMVGLALACGLQGSGLRVAVLEQKEPQPVAHDAPPELRVSAINAASEKLLAHIGVWDDIVAQRASCYHGMEVWDKDSFGHIAFDDESMGYSHLGHIIENAVIHHALWRKAQQCSDVTLVAPAQLQQVAWGENEAFITLQSGDMLTARLVVGADGANSWLRSKADIPLTYWDYRHHAMVATIRTEEPHGGVARQIFHNDGILAFLPLSDPHLCSIVWSLVPEKAQLMQDATPDAFNQALCVAFDNRLGLCTLESERQVFPLTGRYARQFAAHRLALVGDAAHTIHPLAGQGVNLGFMDAAELVEELRRLHREGKDIGQHLYLRRYERSRKHSAAMMLAGMQGFRELFAGANPAKKLLRDIGLKLADTLPGVKPQLLRQAMGLNDLPDWLK; this comes from the coding sequence GTGCAAAATGTTGATGTTGCCATTGTTGGCGGCGGAATGGTCGGGCTGGCGCTGGCCTGTGGTTTACAGGGCAGCGGCCTGCGCGTGGCCGTGCTGGAGCAAAAAGAGCCACAGCCCGTCGCGCACGATGCGCCGCCTGAACTCCGCGTGTCGGCGATCAATGCCGCCAGCGAAAAACTGCTGGCGCATATTGGCGTCTGGGACGATATCGTTGCGCAGCGCGCCAGCTGCTATCACGGAATGGAAGTGTGGGACAAAGACAGCTTCGGCCACATTGCCTTTGACGACGAAAGCATGGGCTACAGTCATCTGGGCCACATTATTGAGAATGCGGTGATCCATCACGCGCTGTGGCGGAAAGCGCAGCAGTGCAGCGACGTAACGCTGGTGGCGCCTGCGCAGCTGCAGCAGGTCGCGTGGGGCGAAAACGAAGCCTTTATCACTCTGCAAAGCGGCGATATGCTGACCGCGCGTCTGGTCGTCGGCGCAGACGGCGCCAATTCATGGCTGCGCAGCAAGGCGGATATTCCGCTGACGTACTGGGATTACCGCCATCACGCGATGGTAGCGACAATCCGCACCGAAGAGCCGCACGGCGGCGTGGCGCGGCAGATTTTCCATAACGACGGCATCCTGGCCTTCCTGCCGCTGAGCGATCCGCATCTGTGCTCCATCGTCTGGTCTTTAGTGCCTGAGAAAGCGCAGCTGATGCAGGATGCTACTCCGGACGCCTTCAACCAGGCGCTGTGCGTGGCGTTTGATAACCGCCTTGGGCTGTGCACGCTTGAAAGCGAGCGCCAGGTGTTCCCGCTAACCGGGCGCTATGCGCGTCAGTTTGCGGCGCACCGTCTGGCGCTGGTGGGCGATGCGGCGCATACCATTCATCCGCTGGCCGGGCAGGGCGTCAACCTTGGCTTTATGGACGCGGCGGAGCTGGTCGAAGAGCTGCGCCGCCTGCACCGTGAAGGTAAGGACATTGGTCAGCATCTGTATCTGCGTCGCTATGAGCGCAGCCGCAAGCACAGCGCGGCAATGATGCTGGCGGGAATGCAGGGCTTCCGCGAGCTGTTTGCCGGGGCAAATCCGGCCAAAAAGCTGCTGCGCGATATCGGCCTCAAGCTGGCCGACACCCTTCCCGGCGTCAAACCCCAGCTTCTCCGTCAGGCGATGGGGCTTAACGATCTGCCGGACTGGCTTAAATAA
- the gcvT gene encoding glycine cleavage system aminomethyltransferase GcvT — protein sequence MAQQTPLYEQHVLCGARMVDFHGWLMPLHYGSQIDEHHAVRTDAGMFDVSHMTIVDLRGSRTREFLRYLLANDVAKLKTPGKALYTGMLNASGGVIDDLIVYYFTEDFFRLVVNSATREKDLSWITQHAEPYAIDITVRDDLSLIAVQGPNAQAKAASLFNDEQRKATEGMKPFFGVQAGDLFIATTGYTGEAGYEIAMPNEKAADFWRALVEAGVKPAGLGARDTLRLEAGMNLYGQEMDEGVSPLAANMGWTIAWEPADRDFIGREALEMQREKGTEQLVGLVMKEKGVLRGELPVRFTDADGNHREGVITSGTFSPTLGYSIALARVPAGIGETAVVQIRNREMPVTVTKPIFVRAGKPVA from the coding sequence ATGGCTCAACAGACTCCTTTGTACGAACAACACGTGTTGTGCGGCGCCCGCATGGTGGACTTCCACGGCTGGTTGATGCCGCTGCACTACGGGTCGCAGATTGATGAGCACCACGCGGTGCGCACCGATGCCGGTATGTTCGACGTGTCCCACATGACGATTGTCGATCTGCGCGGTAGCCGCACCCGGGAGTTTTTGCGTTATCTGCTGGCAAATGACGTCGCCAAACTGAAGACGCCGGGAAAAGCGCTCTATACCGGCATGCTCAATGCCTCGGGCGGCGTGATTGATGACCTTATCGTCTATTACTTCACTGAAGATTTCTTCCGCCTCGTTGTAAACTCCGCCACCCGCGAAAAAGACCTCTCCTGGATCACCCAACACGCCGAACCTTACGCCATCGATATCACCGTCCGCGACGATCTGTCGCTGATCGCCGTGCAGGGGCCAAACGCGCAGGCGAAAGCCGCATCTCTGTTTAACGACGAGCAGCGCAAAGCCACCGAGGGCATGAAGCCGTTCTTTGGCGTGCAGGCGGGCGATCTGTTTATCGCTACCACCGGCTATACCGGTGAGGCGGGCTACGAAATTGCGATGCCGAACGAGAAGGCCGCTGATTTCTGGCGCGCGCTCGTAGAAGCGGGCGTGAAGCCAGCGGGTCTGGGCGCGCGCGACACGCTGCGTCTGGAAGCGGGCATGAACCTCTACGGTCAGGAGATGGACGAAGGCGTCTCCCCGCTGGCGGCCAACATGGGCTGGACCATCGCATGGGAACCGGCTGACCGCGACTTTATTGGCCGTGAAGCGCTGGAAATGCAGCGCGAGAAGGGTACTGAACAGCTGGTTGGCCTGGTGATGAAGGAAAAAGGCGTACTGCGCGGCGAGCTGCCGGTGCGCTTCACCGATGCCGACGGCAACCATCGCGAAGGTGTGATCACCAGCGGAACCTTCTCCCCGACGCTCGGCTACAGTATTGCCCTGGCACGCGTTCCGGCGGGCATTGGCGAAACGGCGGTGGTGCAAATTCGCAACCGTGAAATGCCGGTCACCGTGACCAAACCGATTTTTGTTCGCGCCGGTAAGCCGGTCGCCTAA
- the gcvH gene encoding glycine cleavage system protein GcvH, which yields MSNVPAELKYSKEHEWLRKEADGTYTVGITEHAQELLGDMVFVDLPEVGATVSAGDDCAVAESVKAASDIYAPVSGEIVAVNDALSDSPELVNSEPYEGGWIFKIKASDEAQVAALLDATAYEALLEDE from the coding sequence ATGAGCAATGTGCCAGCAGAACTGAAATACAGCAAAGAACACGAGTGGCTGCGCAAAGAGGCGGACGGCACTTACACCGTAGGGATCACCGAGCACGCGCAGGAGCTGCTGGGCGACATGGTGTTTGTTGACCTGCCTGAAGTGGGCGCAACCGTCAGCGCAGGCGACGACTGTGCCGTGGCGGAGTCCGTAAAAGCGGCTTCTGACATCTACGCCCCGGTAAGCGGCGAAATCGTTGCCGTGAACGACGCGCTGAGCGATTCACCGGAGCTGGTCAACAGCGAGCCGTATGAAGGCGGCTGGATCTTCAAGATCAAAGCCAGCGATGAGGCGCAGGTTGCCGCGCTGCTGGACGCGACCGCGTACGAAGCGCTGTTGGAAGACGAGTAA
- the gcvP gene encoding aminomethyl-transferring glycine dehydrogenase — protein sequence MTQTLSQLENRGAFIERHIGPDAQQQQEMLKTVGADSLNALIGQIVPKDIQLDTPPQVGEATTEFAALAELKAIAGLNKRYKSYIGMGYTNVQLPPVILRNMLENPGWYTAYTPYQPEVSQGRLEALLNFQQVTLDLTGMDIASASLLDEATAAAEAMAMAKRVSKLKNANRFFVAADVHPQTLDVVRTRAETFGFDVIVDDADKVLDHQDVFGVLLQQVGTTGEVHDYGALIGELKSRKVIVSVAADFMALVLLTAPGKQGADIVFGSAQRFGVPMGYGGPHAAFFGAKDEFKRSMPGRIIGVSKDAAGNTALRMAMQTREQHIRREKANSNICTSQVLLANIASLYAVFHGPAGLKRIANRIHRLADILACGLQKNGLKLRHEHYFDTLCVDVADKAAVLARADAAQINLRSDIHNAVGITLDESTTREDIVNLFNVLLGDAHGLDIDTLDKDVAHDSRSIQAGMLRDDAILAHPVFNRYHSETEMMRYMHSLERKDLALNQAMIPLGSCTMKLNAAAEMIPITWPEFSELHPFCPAGQAEGYHMMINQLSDWLVKLTGYDALCMQPNSGAQGEYAGLLAIRHYHESRSEGHRDICLIPSSAHGTNPASAQMAGMEVVVVACDKNGNIDLADLRAKAEQAGDKLSCIMVTYPSTHGVYEETIREVCEVVHQFGGQVYLDGANMNAQVGITSPGFIGADVSHLNLHKTFCIPHGGGGPGMGPIGVKAHLAPFVPGHSVVQIEGMLTRQGAVSAAPFGSASILPISWMYIRMMGAEGLKQASQVAILNANYIATRLKSAFPVLYTGRDGRVAHECILDIRPLKEQTGISELDIAKRLIDYGFHAPTMSFPVAGTLMVEPTESESKAELDRFIDAMLAIRMEIDRVQDGEWTLEDNPLVNAPHTQHEMVAEWNHGYSRELAVFPAGVANKYWPTVKRLDDVYGDRNLFCSCVPMSEYQ from the coding sequence ATGACACAGACTTTAAGCCAGCTTGAAAACCGTGGCGCCTTTATTGAACGTCACATTGGGCCGGATGCTCAGCAACAGCAGGAGATGCTGAAAACGGTTGGCGCGGATTCATTAAACGCACTGATCGGCCAGATCGTGCCAAAAGACATCCAGCTTGATACGCCGCCGCAGGTAGGTGAAGCCACCACGGAGTTCGCCGCGCTGGCGGAGCTGAAGGCCATCGCCGGCCTCAACAAGCGCTATAAGTCTTACATTGGCATGGGCTACACCAACGTGCAGCTGCCGCCGGTTATCCTGCGCAACATGCTGGAAAACCCGGGCTGGTACACCGCTTACACCCCTTATCAGCCAGAAGTGTCTCAGGGCCGCCTGGAAGCGCTGCTGAACTTCCAGCAGGTGACGCTGGATCTGACCGGGATGGATATTGCCTCCGCTTCGCTGCTGGATGAAGCGACCGCCGCCGCCGAAGCGATGGCGATGGCCAAACGCGTGAGCAAGCTGAAAAATGCCAACCGCTTCTTCGTCGCGGCGGACGTGCATCCCCAGACGCTGGACGTGGTGCGCACTCGCGCTGAAACCTTCGGCTTCGACGTGATTGTCGATGACGCAGACAAAGTGCTGGATCACCAGGACGTCTTCGGCGTGCTGCTGCAGCAGGTCGGTACCACCGGTGAAGTGCACGACTACGGCGCGCTGATTGGCGAGCTGAAGTCCCGCAAGGTCATCGTTAGCGTTGCCGCTGATTTTATGGCGCTGGTGCTGCTGACGGCACCGGGCAAACAGGGTGCGGATATTGTCTTCGGCTCTGCGCAGCGCTTTGGCGTGCCGATGGGCTACGGCGGCCCGCACGCGGCGTTCTTCGGCGCGAAAGATGAATTTAAACGCTCCATGCCTGGCCGTATTATCGGCGTCTCGAAAGATGCCGCCGGTAACACCGCGCTGCGCATGGCGATGCAGACCCGCGAGCAGCACATCCGCCGCGAGAAAGCGAACTCCAACATCTGTACCTCGCAGGTGCTGCTGGCCAACATTGCCAGCCTGTACGCCGTGTTCCACGGTCCGGCTGGCCTGAAGCGCATCGCCAACCGTATTCACCGTCTGGCGGATATTCTGGCCTGCGGCCTGCAGAAAAATGGCCTGAAGCTGCGCCATGAACACTATTTTGACACCCTGTGCGTAGACGTAGCGGACAAAGCCGCCGTGCTGGCGCGTGCGGACGCGGCGCAAATCAACCTGCGCAGCGACATCCATAACGCCGTGGGCATTACCCTTGATGAATCCACTACCCGTGAGGATATCGTTAACCTGTTTAACGTCCTTCTGGGCGACGCGCACGGTCTGGATATTGATACGCTGGACAAAGACGTGGCGCACGACAGCCGTTCAATTCAGGCAGGCATGCTGCGTGACGATGCGATCCTGGCGCACCCGGTCTTCAACCGCTACCACAGCGAAACCGAGATGATGCGCTATATGCACTCTCTGGAGCGCAAGGATCTGGCGCTGAACCAGGCGATGATCCCGCTGGGATCCTGCACCATGAAGCTGAACGCCGCGGCAGAGATGATCCCCATCACCTGGCCGGAGTTCTCCGAGCTACATCCGTTCTGCCCGGCCGGGCAGGCGGAGGGGTATCATATGATGATCAACCAGCTCTCCGACTGGCTGGTGAAGCTGACCGGCTACGACGCGCTCTGTATGCAGCCGAACTCCGGCGCGCAGGGTGAATACGCGGGCCTGCTGGCGATCCGTCACTATCACGAAAGCCGCAGTGAAGGTCACCGCGATATCTGTCTGATCCCAAGCTCCGCCCACGGCACCAACCCAGCTTCAGCCCAGATGGCGGGGATGGAAGTGGTGGTGGTTGCTTGCGATAAAAACGGCAACATCGATCTGGCCGACCTGCGTGCGAAAGCCGAGCAGGCGGGCGATAAGCTTTCCTGCATCATGGTGACCTACCCGTCAACCCACGGCGTGTACGAAGAGACCATCCGCGAAGTGTGCGAAGTGGTGCACCAGTTTGGCGGTCAGGTTTACCTCGACGGCGCGAACATGAACGCTCAGGTGGGTATTACCTCTCCGGGCTTTATCGGCGCGGACGTGTCGCACCTGAACCTGCATAAAACCTTCTGCATTCCGCACGGCGGCGGCGGCCCGGGCATGGGCCCAATCGGCGTGAAAGCGCACCTGGCCCCGTTTGTACCGGGCCACAGCGTGGTGCAGATTGAAGGCATGCTGACCCGTCAGGGTGCGGTCTCTGCGGCACCGTTCGGCAGCGCTTCTATCCTGCCAATCAGCTGGATGTACATCCGCATGATGGGCGCGGAAGGGCTGAAGCAGGCGAGCCAGGTAGCGATCCTCAACGCCAACTACATTGCGACTCGCCTGAAGTCCGCCTTCCCGGTGCTCTATACCGGCCGCGACGGTCGCGTGGCGCACGAGTGCATTCTGGATATTCGTCCGCTGAAGGAGCAGACCGGCATCAGCGAGCTGGATATCGCCAAGCGTCTGATCGACTACGGCTTCCACGCGCCAACCATGTCCTTCCCGGTAGCAGGTACGCTGATGGTTGAGCCAACGGAGTCTGAGAGCAAAGCCGAGCTGGACCGCTTTATCGACGCGATGCTGGCGATCCGCATGGAGATCGACCGCGTGCAGGACGGCGAGTGGACGCTGGAAGATAACCCGCTGGTTAACGCCCCGCACACCCAGCACGAGATGGTGGCAGAGTGGAACCACGGTTACTCCCGCGAGCTGGCGGTGTTCCCGGCAGGCGTGGCAAACAAATACTGGCCGACCGTGAAGCGTCTTGATGACGTCTACGGCGACCGTAATCTGTTCTGCTCCTGCGTGCCGATGAGCGAATATCAGTAA
- a CDS encoding SDR family oxidoreductase, whose product MAIALVTGASRGIGKATALQLAGEGYTVAVNFHHNITAATEVINHIVEAGGKAFAVRADISDEAQVMAMFDSIDREGEPLKALVNNAGILFEQSTIESLSAERINRVLATNVTGYFLCCREAVKRMSHKHGGKGGAIVNVSSAASRLGAPGEYVDYAASKGAVDSLTTGLALEVAAQGIRVNCVRPGLIYTDIHASGGEPGRVDRVKAMLPMQRGGQPEEVAQAIAWLLSDKASYVTGSFLELAGGK is encoded by the coding sequence ATGGCAATAGCACTGGTCACCGGCGCCAGCCGTGGCATCGGTAAAGCAACCGCGCTCCAGCTGGCAGGCGAAGGCTACACCGTAGCGGTAAACTTTCACCACAACATCACGGCCGCGACTGAGGTTATCAACCATATCGTGGAGGCGGGCGGTAAAGCCTTTGCCGTGCGCGCGGACATCAGCGATGAAGCGCAGGTGATGGCGATGTTCGACAGCATCGATCGCGAAGGCGAGCCGCTGAAGGCGCTGGTAAATAACGCGGGCATTCTGTTTGAACAGTCCACCATCGAAAGTCTTTCAGCCGAACGCATCAACCGCGTGCTGGCGACCAACGTCACGGGCTATTTTCTCTGCTGTCGCGAGGCGGTAAAACGTATGTCGCATAAGCACGGAGGCAAGGGCGGTGCCATCGTAAATGTCTCCTCGGCGGCGTCACGGCTGGGCGCTCCGGGTGAGTATGTTGATTACGCCGCCTCTAAAGGCGCGGTGGACTCGCTGACGACCGGCCTGGCGCTGGAAGTGGCAGCCCAGGGCATTCGCGTCAACTGCGTGCGTCCCGGGCTGATTTATACCGATATTCACGCCTCCGGCGGCGAGCCGGGGCGCGTGGATCGGGTGAAGGCGATGCTGCCGATGCAGCGTGGCGGCCAGCCGGAGGAGGTCGCTCAGGCCATTGCCTGGCTGCTGAGCGACAAAGCCTCCTACGTGACCGGCAGCTTCCTCGAGCTTGCGGGCGGCAAGTAA
- a CDS encoding protein disulfide oxidoreductase: protein MRLARELALWLLIGVVVSVAVDYFRQPALPQNFSATSLHTLDGQPVDLTAMSKERPLLVYVWATWCGVCRYTTPSVAALAADGGNVLSVALRSGDDAKLERWLAKKKMALPTVNDASGDLARRWDVQVTPTLVTISHGEVKSITTGWTSAWGMRLRLWLASW, encoded by the coding sequence ATGCGCCTGGCGCGCGAGCTGGCCCTGTGGCTGCTGATTGGCGTTGTCGTCAGCGTGGCGGTGGACTATTTCCGCCAGCCCGCGCTGCCGCAGAATTTCTCTGCGACATCGCTGCATACCCTGGACGGTCAGCCCGTCGATCTCACCGCCATGAGCAAGGAGCGTCCGCTGCTGGTCTACGTCTGGGCAACCTGGTGCGGCGTGTGTCGCTACACCACGCCCTCCGTGGCGGCGCTTGCCGCCGACGGCGGCAACGTGCTGTCGGTTGCGCTACGCTCGGGCGATGACGCCAAGCTGGAGAGATGGCTGGCGAAGAAGAAAATGGCGCTGCCGACGGTCAACGACGCCAGCGGCGATCTGGCGCGCCGGTGGGATGTGCAGGTCACGCCGACGCTGGTGACGATCTCTCACGGCGAGGTGAAGTCAATCACCACCGGCTGGACCAGCGCCTGGGGCATGCGCCTGCGGCTGTGGCTGGCGTCCTGGTAG
- a CDS encoding DsbA family protein yields MRAFVALLLLSLSTFSLAAPSDQSSNDQLAELLFNDPNSPRTGAKAPKLTIVSFTDYNCPYCKQFDPMLEKIVQENPDVQLIVKLLPFKGQSSVNAAKAALSTWRQQPDKFWPLHQRLMMKKGYHDDASIAAAQAKTATDSIRTDEKTMDSLKMNLLLSQVLNIQGTPATIIGDQMVAGAIPYDDLEALVKEQLAQARGK; encoded by the coding sequence ATGAGAGCCTTCGTTGCCTTACTTCTGCTGTCGTTATCAACGTTCAGCCTCGCTGCGCCGTCAGATCAATCTTCAAATGACCAGCTGGCAGAACTGCTGTTTAACGACCCCAACAGCCCGCGAACCGGCGCAAAAGCGCCGAAGCTGACCATAGTCTCCTTCACGGACTACAACTGCCCCTACTGCAAGCAGTTCGACCCGATGCTGGAGAAAATCGTGCAGGAGAACCCGGATGTGCAGCTCATCGTTAAGCTGCTGCCGTTCAAGGGGCAAAGCTCGGTAAATGCCGCCAAAGCGGCGCTCTCAACGTGGCGTCAGCAGCCCGATAAGTTCTGGCCGCTGCACCAGCGGCTGATGATGAAAAAAGGGTATCACGATGATGCCAGCATCGCGGCGGCGCAGGCGAAGACCGCTACGGACAGCATCAGGACGGATGAAAAAACCATGGACTCGCTGAAGATGAACCTGCTCCTGTCGCAGGTGCTGAATATTCAGGGCACCCCAGCGACCATCATTGGCGATCAAATGGTGGCGGGTGCCATTCCTTATGACGATCTGGAGGCGCTGGTGAAAGAGCAGCTGGCGCAAGCTCGTGGCAAATAA